From a single Gammaproteobacteria bacterium genomic region:
- a CDS encoding D-alanyl-D-alanine carboxypeptidase, protein MQAKFFNKMTLSFALISLFLSALPLNANPVIPIPTQPQQPSFTPSAPNIDANAYMLLDATSGKIIAQKAADTRLPPASLTKLMTMYIISTALKNGQIKLDDKVRVSTKAWKTEGSRMFIKAGEEVPVKDLVKGIVVGSGNDATVAMAEHIAGTEEAFTAIMNQQAKLLGMNDSHFMDSTGLPNPDHYSTARDLAILTQSYIRNFPEDYGYYSEKWLTYNGVRQPNRNRLLWRYQYADGLKTGHTNEAGFCLVSSAKKDGMRLISVVLGEPSDQSRNEDSIRLLTYGFRFYETHKLYNAGASLTTARVWQGAQSEIPLGLNEDLYVTVPTGQYKRLQANMQLNNPLRAPVNKGQSCGTLNVSINNQIIAQTPLVALETDPQGNVWRRASDSVKMKIHKYFSKSSDDKVNTG, encoded by the coding sequence ATGCAAGCGAAATTTTTTAATAAAATGACGTTATCCTTTGCGCTTATAAGCTTATTTTTATCTGCGCTTCCGCTTAATGCTAATCCAGTTATTCCGATTCCTACCCAACCTCAGCAACCTTCCTTCACCCCGAGCGCTCCCAATATTGACGCCAATGCTTATATGCTCCTTGATGCAACGAGCGGTAAAATTATTGCCCAAAAGGCTGCCGATACACGTCTACCCCCGGCAAGCTTAACGAAACTCATGACCATGTACATCATTTCGACAGCACTTAAGAATGGGCAAATTAAACTTGATGACAAAGTACGCGTTAGTACAAAAGCTTGGAAAACTGAAGGGTCACGGATGTTTATTAAGGCCGGGGAAGAAGTTCCTGTTAAAGATTTAGTCAAAGGCATCGTTGTGGGATCGGGAAATGATGCAACCGTCGCCATGGCAGAACACATTGCAGGGACGGAAGAAGCTTTCACCGCTATTATGAATCAACAAGCCAAACTTTTAGGAATGAATGACAGCCACTTTATGGATAGCACGGGCTTACCCAATCCCGACCATTACTCTACTGCCCGGGATTTAGCTATTTTGACCCAATCCTATATTAGAAATTTTCCCGAAGATTATGGTTACTATTCTGAAAAATGGTTAACGTATAATGGCGTTCGACAGCCAAATCGAAACCGTTTGTTGTGGCGCTATCAATACGCCGACGGTTTGAAGACAGGCCACACTAATGAAGCCGGTTTTTGTCTAGTTTCCTCAGCTAAAAAAGATGGAATGCGATTAATTAGCGTGGTGCTGGGCGAGCCTTCCGACCAATCTCGCAACGAAGATTCCATTCGCCTACTTACTTATGGCTTCCGTTTTTACGAAACCCATAAGCTTTACAATGCTGGGGCTTCGTTAACGACTGCCCGAGTCTGGCAAGGCGCACAATCGGAAATTCCCTTGGGTTTGAACGAAGATTTATACGTGACCGTTCCAACCGGTCAGTACAAACGACTGCAAGCTAATATGCAGTTAAACAATCCTTTACGCGCGCCGGTTAATAAAGGGCAATCTTGCGGTACGCTTAATGTAAGTATTAATAATCAAATCATTGCCCAAACCCCGCTTGTTGCATTGGAAACGGATCCGCAGGGGAATGTTTGGCGTCGCGCATCTGATTCAGTGAAAATGAAAATTCATAAATATTTTTCTAAATCATCCGATGATAAAGTTAATACTGGTTAG
- a CDS encoding DUF493 domain-containing protein, with protein sequence MNDDKDISQESLIKFPCDFTIKVFGANTDEFEKTILAMIKKHLTHPDKHSLTARKSENSKYIALSITVYVDSKPQLDRIYQDLSSSPIVLMAL encoded by the coding sequence ATGAATGATGATAAAGACATTTCTCAAGAATCGTTAATCAAGTTTCCTTGTGATTTTACGATTAAAGTGTTTGGTGCAAACACGGATGAATTCGAGAAAACAATCTTAGCGATGATCAAGAAACATTTAACACATCCAGACAAACATTCATTGACAGCGCGTAAGAGTGAAAATAGTAAATATATTGCTCTAAGTATTACTGTGTATGTTGATTCAAAACCACAATTGGATCGTATTTATCAGGATCTTTCTTCATCGCCTATTGTTTTGATGGCTTTATGA
- a CDS encoding helix-hairpin-helix domain-containing protein, with product MRFYHVFVAILFLFPYHFSFAAGVSSLETKKPTSVQTQPVVSPKPVNINQAPEEDLMRITGMTKSKAKSIIAYRNKQGQFATLDDLSKVKGFKRVKPDKLQAMVQQMTLKS from the coding sequence ATGCGATTTTACCACGTTTTTGTGGCAATCTTATTTTTGTTTCCATACCATTTTAGCTTTGCAGCCGGTGTTTCATCTCTTGAGACCAAGAAGCCGACATCCGTCCAAACCCAACCGGTAGTTTCACCCAAACCTGTTAATATTAATCAAGCGCCTGAAGAAGACTTGATGCGTATAACAGGTATGACGAAATCGAAAGCTAAATCGATTATTGCTTATCGGAATAAACAAGGCCAATTCGCAACGCTTGATGATTTAAGTAAAGTAAAAGGGTTTAAACGCGTCAAACCCGATAAGCTGCAAGCGATGGTGCAGCAAATGACCTTGAAGTCATAA
- a CDS encoding glycosyltransferase family 4 protein has protein sequence MLLITDNYSLSAGGAENYFFELKKRLEAEPTLAIFSLGFGEKPSHSPTTLILKKIQSNIKRLLWQIVFHPLVYFRIRQFIKAVQPDVIHLHNVKQYTFTLFLALRHYRVIQTIHDYGAVCPTAHNIHRDLRPCATGWRRACFWQHQVKFNRIIYLAQTCVHVLTQYLQKKFVQLCFAPSPELVTYLTHHQFSQPHYIPPFKKNLGLPQFNLIEPNHFFFAGQLGAHKGIFQLVKEFAQAYQSRPFLKLTIAGEGASKGKLKKLIHALKMQKNIHLIGWQPCLNDYYQRACAVIFPSVWMEAFGLIMMDSMLQGRPVIGSNRGSPTWLIEEGVTGLIFDPSEVGSLAKKIIWLADHPETIKPFGLAGYAKIQKLIDNETTIQQIITHYQNIAAH, from the coding sequence GTGTTGTTGATTACGGATAATTATTCATTAAGTGCAGGAGGCGCGGAAAATTATTTTTTTGAGCTTAAAAAACGACTTGAAGCTGAACCAACTTTAGCTATTTTCTCGTTGGGATTTGGCGAGAAACCCAGTCATTCTCCAACAACACTAATTCTCAAAAAAATCCAATCAAACATAAAGCGCCTTTTATGGCAAATCGTCTTTCATCCTCTGGTTTATTTTCGTATCCGTCAATTCATTAAAGCTGTGCAGCCCGATGTCATCCATTTACATAATGTGAAGCAATATACTTTCACACTTTTTTTAGCGTTGCGACATTATCGCGTCATTCAAACCATCCATGACTATGGTGCGGTTTGTCCAACTGCACACAATATCCATCGTGATTTAAGACCTTGCGCGACGGGTTGGCGCAGGGCTTGTTTTTGGCAACATCAAGTTAAATTTAATCGAATAATTTACTTAGCCCAAACCTGTGTTCATGTGCTCACGCAATATTTACAAAAAAAGTTTGTCCAGTTGTGTTTTGCACCTTCTCCTGAACTCGTTACTTATTTAACACATCATCAATTTTCCCAACCTCATTATATTCCACCGTTTAAAAAAAATTTGGGTCTCCCACAATTTAACTTAATTGAACCCAACCATTTTTTCTTTGCCGGTCAATTAGGTGCACACAAAGGGATTTTTCAATTAGTTAAAGAGTTTGCGCAAGCTTATCAATCAAGGCCGTTTTTAAAATTAACTATTGCGGGCGAAGGAGCGAGTAAGGGTAAATTAAAAAAACTGATTCACGCTTTAAAAATGCAAAAAAATATTCATTTAATTGGCTGGCAACCTTGTTTAAATGATTATTACCAACGTGCTTGCGCGGTTATTTTCCCCAGTGTATGGATGGAAGCTTTTGGATTAATCATGATGGATAGTATGTTACAGGGCCGTCCTGTCATTGGCTCCAATCGCGGATCCCCGACTTGGTTAATTGAAGAGGGGGTAACCGGATTGATATTCGATCCAAGCGAAGTGGGTTCGCTCGCAAAAAAAATTATTTGGCTTGCTGATCATCCGGAAACTATCAAGCCTTTTGGATTAGCAGGTTACGCAAAGATTCAAAAGCTCATTGATAATGAAACAACCATCCAGCAAATTATTACACACTATCAAAACATAGCTGCGCATTAA
- a CDS encoding D-sedoheptulose 7-phosphate isomerase — MDHFIQEEMQKLTSLLLQMQNDEHLIAMIRSIVNRCTKALQSGNKILFAGNGGSAADAQHLAAELVSRLRYNRPGLAAIALTTDTSSLTAIGNDYGFETIFSRQIEAIGRAGDVFIGISTSGKSPNILRALDVARESKLTTIGFTGAQTPLLQSRCDLVLNIPSRETQKIQECHIMFGHIICAMIEDAMFGEAYDPMRKKAEEVA; from the coding sequence ATGGATCATTTTATTCAGGAAGAAATGCAAAAACTGACTTCATTATTATTACAAATGCAAAATGATGAACATTTAATAGCAATGATTCGTAGCATCGTCAACCGTTGCACGAAAGCATTACAGTCAGGCAACAAAATTTTATTTGCTGGCAATGGTGGTAGCGCTGCTGATGCGCAACATTTAGCCGCAGAATTAGTCAGCCGCCTGCGCTACAATCGACCCGGACTTGCAGCGATTGCATTAACAACGGATACCTCTTCATTAACTGCAATTGGAAATGATTATGGATTTGAAACTATTTTTTCTCGCCAAATTGAAGCTATCGGCCGAGCGGGAGATGTTTTTATTGGTATTTCAACATCTGGCAAATCGCCTAATATCCTGCGCGCACTTGATGTTGCCCGCGAAAGTAAACTAACCACCATTGGCTTTACGGGTGCGCAAACACCGCTGTTGCAATCACGCTGTGATTTAGTTTTGAATATTCCCTCGCGTGAAACGCAAAAGATTCAAGAGTGTCATATTATGTTTGGTCACATCATTTGCGCCATGATTGAAGATGCTATGTTTGGTGAAGCTTATGATCCGATGCGTAAAAAAGCGGAAGAAGTTGCATAA
- the lipB gene encoding lipoyl(octanoyl) transferase LipB has protein sequence MLSAPVPSQIVNVRWLGSQNYLKTWDAMKAFTQMRDSDTIDEIWLLEHEPVYTQGQNGKPEHILNPGDIPIVKTDRGGQVTYHGPGQLMIYILMDLKRKKFSIRDLVSNLELTIIDFLQTLSITAFAKREAPGIYLAEHRKIASIGLRIKRGCAYHGLAFNIDLDLAPFSQINPCGFANLQMTTLALHTQKAEDTQNIASVLYPFLLKHLDYQYGIRCD, from the coding sequence ATGCTGTCGGCACCTGTGCCAAGCCAAATAGTGAACGTTCGTTGGTTAGGTTCTCAAAACTATCTGAAGACTTGGGATGCCATGAAAGCATTTACCCAAATGCGTGATAGCGATACCATCGATGAAATTTGGTTATTGGAACATGAACCGGTTTATACCCAAGGGCAAAATGGCAAACCTGAACACATTTTAAATCCAGGCGACATTCCGATTGTTAAAACCGACCGAGGCGGCCAAGTAACTTACCATGGTCCCGGCCAATTAATGATTTACATTTTGATGGATCTGAAAAGAAAGAAATTTTCGATTCGAGACTTAGTTAGTAACCTTGAACTTACCATAATTGATTTTCTTCAAACTTTATCAATTACAGCATTTGCAAAGCGTGAAGCCCCTGGAATTTATTTGGCAGAGCATAGAAAAATAGCATCCATTGGTCTTCGCATTAAGCGAGGCTGTGCCTATCATGGCCTTGCTTTCAACATTGATCTCGATTTGGCGCCTTTTAGTCAGATCAATCCCTGTGGCTTTGCTAATTTACAAATGACAACCTTAGCGCTACACACCCAAAAAGCTGAAGATACTCAAAATATAGCGAGCGTACTTTATCCTTTTCTATTGAAGCATTTAGACTATCAGTATGGAATTCGCTGTGATTAA
- the lipA gene encoding lipoyl synthase, which translates to MEIKTNNKQKGAEKLARIPIKIVPSETLLRKPEWIRIRLPASSKVNDLKALLRENKLVTVCEEASCPNLPECFTHGTATFMIMGDKCTRRCSFCDVAHGRPDPLDLNEPAHLASTIAKMQLKYVVVTSVDRDDLRDGGASHFSACIKAIREQNPTIKIETLVPDYRGRMEAALDATATDLPDVFNHNIETVARLYKQARPGSDYQHSLQLLQAFKKRFPHIPTKSGVMLGLGETNAEVEQVLQDLRNHDVEMVTLGQYLQPSKFHLPVLRYVTPLEFKAFADFAKKLGFNNVASGPLVRSSYHADKQAAGEEVS; encoded by the coding sequence ATGGAAATTAAAACAAACAACAAACAAAAAGGTGCAGAGAAACTTGCACGTATTCCGATTAAAATCGTGCCTTCCGAGACGCTTTTACGTAAACCAGAATGGATTAGAATTCGATTACCCGCATCCTCAAAAGTTAACGACCTTAAAGCTCTCCTCCGCGAAAACAAACTAGTCACGGTTTGTGAGGAAGCTTCCTGTCCTAATCTGCCAGAATGTTTCACGCATGGCACCGCAACTTTTATGATTATGGGTGATAAATGTACGCGACGCTGTAGTTTTTGTGACGTTGCCCACGGTCGTCCCGATCCCCTGGACCTTAATGAACCGGCGCATCTCGCCTCGACGATTGCTAAAATGCAATTAAAATACGTTGTCGTGACTTCTGTTGATCGTGATGATTTACGCGACGGCGGAGCAAGTCATTTTTCAGCATGCATTAAAGCCATTCGTGAACAAAACCCTACCATTAAAATTGAAACCCTTGTCCCGGATTACCGTGGAAGAATGGAGGCTGCATTAGACGCGACAGCAACTGATCTACCCGATGTCTTTAACCATAATATTGAAACTGTCGCTCGTCTCTACAAACAAGCGCGTCCCGGATCCGATTATCAGCATTCGTTACAATTGCTCCAAGCTTTTAAAAAGCGCTTCCCTCATATTCCAACTAAATCAGGTGTGATGCTGGGGTTAGGAGAAACTAATGCAGAAGTTGAACAAGTTTTGCAAGATTTGCGCAATCATGATGTGGAAATGGTGACATTGGGCCAGTACCTACAACCCAGTAAATTCCATTTACCCGTTTTACGCTATGTGACACCCCTTGAATTTAAAGCCTTTGCCGATTTTGCTAAAAAGCTAGGATTTAACAATGTTGCCAGTGGTCCACTTGTCAGGTCTTCCTATCATGCTGATAAACAAGCTGCGGGAGAAGAGGTTAGTTAA
- a CDS encoding phospholipase: MRLVNIFITIILSLSITLLACPSWSGPLYPSFEGSEHIALGNSVKLFFSKNDPGQSNYVMTMPNGLKLSYGDIVSFGDFYEIEDQPISQSSDPVERRRRFVKAFQSFANDLKAYNEATQILALLHHEYQVITDAINRGEDPEKLYEKMAGDTNRQLNCITGGGCEEGTWFLKPGRYLRLANLDFDHFNDHALLAYEAGHEVAIEQAITAHHNRNIKQLEMAYAMNALACHFLSDRFAAGHIRTPRLELFKGVSPNVTGSLLAGFMHREENAYGVHVHNAEGTHWLAYGDRAFFTNKNLMNRIVLQQALQASVNEIFAAYQQGFVATHPVLDLIPYADEINGNGNTDIAPLFFLDPKTKKLMRRVITANVYDYHWTTKWWGWSTLIQLSRERGIPTEEQVLLLQSKEKEQAILDGLILTKKLFSINVN, translated from the coding sequence ATGCGTTTGGTGAATATATTCATTACAATAATATTATCTTTAAGTATAACACTCTTAGCTTGTCCAAGTTGGTCCGGTCCACTTTATCCTTCTTTTGAAGGGTCTGAGCATATTGCCCTCGGCAATAGTGTAAAACTTTTTTTTTCCAAAAATGATCCAGGTCAATCTAATTACGTCATGACCATGCCAAATGGTTTGAAGCTATCTTACGGTGATATTGTTTCATTTGGTGATTTTTATGAAATTGAAGATCAACCCATTTCTCAATCTTCCGATCCTGTTGAGCGACGCCGTCGGTTTGTAAAAGCTTTCCAATCTTTTGCAAATGACTTAAAAGCTTATAATGAAGCAACGCAAATTTTAGCTTTACTTCATCATGAATACCAAGTTATTACGGATGCTATCAATCGTGGCGAGGATCCAGAAAAGCTTTATGAAAAAATGGCCGGTGATACGAATCGTCAATTAAATTGCATCACAGGTGGCGGTTGTGAAGAAGGCACTTGGTTTTTAAAACCCGGACGTTATTTGCGATTAGCGAATTTAGACTTTGATCATTTCAACGATCATGCTCTCTTAGCTTATGAAGCTGGGCATGAAGTCGCTATAGAGCAAGCCATTACCGCGCATCACAATAGGAATATCAAACAGTTAGAAATGGCTTATGCAATGAATGCACTAGCATGTCATTTTCTGAGTGATCGATTCGCAGCAGGTCACATCAGAACACCGCGTTTAGAATTATTTAAAGGAGTTTCGCCCAATGTGACAGGTTCTCTTCTTGCCGGGTTTATGCATCGAGAAGAGAATGCTTATGGCGTTCATGTCCATAACGCAGAAGGTACACATTGGTTAGCTTATGGGGACCGAGCCTTTTTTACAAATAAGAATTTAATGAACCGCATTGTTTTACAACAAGCATTACAAGCTTCAGTCAATGAAATTTTTGCAGCTTATCAACAAGGATTTGTTGCAACACATCCTGTCCTTGATTTAATTCCTTATGCTGATGAAATTAATGGTAACGGTAATACCGACATTGCCCCGCTCTTCTTTCTTGATCCAAAAACCAAGAAACTCATGCGCCGTGTTATTACTGCTAATGTTTATGACTATCATTGGACTACTAAATGGTGGGGCTGGAGCACCCTCATCCAATTAAGCAGAGAACGCGGTATTCCCACTGAAGAACAAGTTCTTTTGCTACAATCCAAAGAGAAAGAGCAAGCAATTTTGGATGGTTTGATTCTTACTAAAAAATTATTCTCAATTAATGTAAATTGA
- a CDS encoding GDP-mannose 4,6-dehydratase: MTKQCALITGITGMVGSHLADYLLAHTDWDIVGMCRWRSPLDNIAHLIPQINRRERIRLIYGDLRDSSSIDYVIKDAKPDYVFHLAAQSFPQTSFTSPLDTYETNIQGTSRVLEALRHHRPDAVIHICASSEVFGRVPKEKLPIHEDCTFHPASPYAISKVGTDLVGRFYAEAYQMKVMSTRMFTHTGPRRGDVFAESTFAKQIAMIEKDLIPPVVKVGNLNSLRTIADVRDAVRAYHLLVTHNPIGGEFYNIGGTFSCTISEVLNYLIAASPKKDHIKIEIDPERLRPIDADLQVPDTRKFEKHTGWKPEIPFEQTMLDLLDYWRGRINQSASYLVR, encoded by the coding sequence ATGACCAAACAATGTGCATTAATTACCGGTATTACAGGAATGGTCGGTTCACATTTAGCGGATTATCTGCTCGCTCATACGGATTGGGATATTGTGGGAATGTGCCGCTGGCGTAGCCCTTTAGATAATATTGCTCATCTTATTCCGCAAATAAATCGTCGTGAGCGTATTCGCCTTATATATGGAGATTTGCGTGATTCATCTTCAATTGATTACGTCATTAAAGATGCAAAGCCCGATTATGTTTTTCATCTTGCTGCACAAAGTTTTCCGCAAACCAGTTTTACCAGTCCGCTTGATACTTATGAAACTAATATTCAAGGCACATCGCGTGTCTTAGAGGCACTTCGTCATCATCGCCCTGATGCTGTTATCCATATTTGTGCATCGTCAGAAGTCTTTGGTCGCGTACCTAAAGAAAAATTGCCCATTCACGAAGATTGCACTTTTCATCCTGCTTCTCCTTATGCCATTTCAAAAGTTGGCACCGATTTAGTCGGGCGTTTTTATGCTGAAGCTTACCAAATGAAAGTTATGTCAACACGTATGTTTACTCATACAGGTCCGCGTCGCGGCGATGTTTTTGCTGAATCAACATTTGCAAAACAAATTGCTATGATTGAAAAAGATCTTATTCCACCGGTTGTCAAAGTTGGTAATTTGAATTCATTGCGTACTATTGCAGATGTGCGTGATGCAGTTCGTGCTTATCATCTATTAGTTACGCACAACCCTATTGGCGGGGAATTTTATAATATCGGCGGAACTTTTAGTTGTACCATTAGCGAAGTCTTAAATTATTTAATTGCAGCCTCACCCAAAAAAGATCACATTAAAATTGAAATAGATCCGGAACGTTTACGTCCCATTGATGCTGATTTGCAAGTCCCTGATACACGTAAGTTTGAAAAACACACAGGCTGGAAACCCGAAATTCCTTTTGAGCAAACCATGTTAGATTTGCTAGATTATTGGCGCGGGCGAATTAACCAATCAGCCTCATATTTAGTGCGGTAA
- the sohB gene encoding protease SohB — protein MPDILLQLLLFGSKALIILIIILIILITLVALLGKGKHKTRGKLTINHLNKKFQENTELILSETESKKHFKHYQKQQKAEEKVRLKENGRKHIFVLTFHGDMRASAVETLREEITAVLNVATPTDEVMVRLESAGGVVHAYGLAAAQLQRIRARNIPLTIFIDKVAASGGYLMACVANTIYAAPFAIIGSIGVVVQLPNFHRLLQDKHIDFEQYTAGEFKRTITVFGKNTEEGRKKLQEEIEDIHQLFKNLILDYRPNIDIKQVATGEYWLGQQALKLNLIDVIQTSDDYILEQSKEAELYEIAYEVKKPFLNKLMGSSGNLQQRLMDVARFKVT, from the coding sequence ATGCCAGATATATTACTTCAATTGCTTTTGTTTGGTTCAAAAGCACTCATTATCTTAATTATTATTTTAATTATTCTCATCACCTTAGTCGCGCTGCTAGGCAAAGGTAAACACAAAACAAGGGGTAAACTAACAATTAATCACTTAAATAAAAAATTTCAGGAAAATACTGAATTGATATTAAGTGAAACCGAATCAAAAAAGCATTTTAAACACTATCAAAAACAACAAAAGGCTGAAGAAAAAGTTCGCCTCAAAGAAAATGGTCGCAAGCACATCTTTGTTTTGACCTTCCATGGTGACATGCGAGCGAGCGCGGTTGAAACTTTGCGTGAAGAAATTACTGCAGTGCTGAATGTAGCAACGCCCACCGATGAAGTAATGGTGCGTTTAGAATCAGCTGGCGGTGTTGTGCATGCGTATGGTTTAGCAGCAGCACAACTACAACGGATTCGGGCACGTAATATTCCCTTAACTATTTTTATTGATAAAGTTGCCGCAAGTGGCGGTTATCTTATGGCCTGCGTTGCTAATACGATTTATGCAGCTCCTTTTGCAATCATCGGCTCTATTGGCGTGGTTGTCCAACTGCCTAATTTCCATCGATTATTACAAGATAAACATATCGATTTTGAACAATACACGGCGGGAGAATTCAAACGCACTATTACAGTCTTTGGTAAAAATACTGAAGAGGGCCGAAAAAAATTACAGGAAGAGATTGAAGATATTCATCAACTTTTCAAAAATTTAATCTTAGATTACCGCCCTAACATTGATATTAAACAAGTTGCCACGGGTGAATATTGGCTTGGGCAACAAGCTTTAAAATTAAATCTTATCGATGTTATTCAAACAAGTGATGATTATATCCTCGAGCAAAGTAAAGAAGCCGAACTTTATGAAATTGCGTATGAAGTAAAAAAACCATTTTTAAATAAATTAATGGGATCTTCAGGCAATTTGCAACAACGCCTGATGGATGTTGCACGTTTCAAAGTGACTTAA
- a CDS encoding VTT domain-containing protein, translating into MSDFVSPLLQWLNANPEWAGLATFLISAAESVAIIGTIVPGSITMTAIGTLAGAGVIPLGPTILWATLGAIVGDGISYWMGHYFKDRIKSMWPFRTNPYVLDKGEAFVHKYGVMSVFIGRFVGPVRALVPLVAGMLGMKPFQFTLANVASAIGWAPAYMLPGILLGAASLELPPDIAVHVILVFLFLLLFTILCFWLLIKLTMLLKDRINMVQTKLWRKLQNSRYLSPTTVILKHYDASKTYGQFSLALLFLLTCILLISLLTYVKLVGAQNLLVNDVTFHFFRGLSLRSAALDALMINITLLGQKNVILPIYIVVIASLILMRRVRAAAHVFLLGFLTASSVFVVKHLISIPRPWGLIQSIETFSMPSGHATAAVTTYLGLTWLLVYAIKTKFRGLLYVVPFILAMAISISRLYLGAHWFTDVLAGWLMGTAILTVVAISYQRQPERAIPSLKILFIILVTLAISFSWYHHIRFATLAQAYRQDQMPPIAVNGAEWWLRNGNLPAYQVSLFGFPSQRINLEWAGDLAEIRDSLFLAGWSKPPARNLGSTIHRITDISSTQYLPMISPQYLDNRPELILTRFLESPKRMVVIRLWDSNRYLEPTQAKLWVGTVSLVPRSYSWLYRANNRELEIDIQLIFPNPDVLKHWQWKLLETTVPVGYGSNKWVKRKVLLIKALHI; encoded by the coding sequence ATGTCGGATTTCGTTAGTCCGCTATTACAATGGCTAAATGCCAATCCGGAATGGGCAGGTCTTGCAACCTTTCTTATTTCTGCGGCCGAATCGGTCGCCATTATTGGCACCATTGTTCCCGGTTCGATCACCATGACTGCCATTGGTACACTCGCGGGTGCGGGTGTCATTCCCCTGGGTCCTACTATTTTATGGGCCACTCTAGGCGCCATTGTAGGAGATGGCATTAGTTATTGGATGGGTCATTATTTTAAAGATCGTATTAAAAGCATGTGGCCCTTTCGCACCAATCCTTACGTCCTCGACAAAGGTGAAGCCTTTGTCCATAAATATGGCGTCATGAGTGTCTTCATCGGTCGATTTGTTGGGCCAGTGCGTGCCCTTGTCCCGCTCGTAGCCGGGATGCTGGGAATGAAACCTTTTCAGTTTACCCTAGCTAATGTGGCCTCGGCCATTGGTTGGGCACCTGCCTATATGTTACCCGGAATTTTACTTGGAGCCGCTTCACTTGAATTACCGCCCGACATTGCGGTCCACGTTATTTTAGTTTTTCTATTTTTACTCCTCTTTACTATTTTATGCTTCTGGCTATTAATTAAATTAACCATGTTACTGAAAGATCGAATTAATATGGTGCAAACTAAATTATGGCGAAAACTGCAAAATTCTCGCTATCTCTCTCCGACAACCGTCATTTTAAAGCACTATGATGCTAGTAAAACCTATGGACAATTTAGTCTTGCCTTACTTTTTCTACTAACTTGCATTTTACTTATCTCTTTACTGACTTACGTAAAACTAGTTGGTGCACAAAACCTTCTGGTCAATGATGTTACTTTTCATTTTTTTAGGGGACTATCATTAAGAAGTGCAGCCCTCGATGCATTGATGATTAACATTACTTTGCTGGGACAAAAAAATGTCATCTTACCCATCTACATCGTGGTGATTGCCAGCTTAATTTTGATGCGACGCGTTAGAGCAGCGGCGCATGTCTTTTTACTCGGATTCTTAACCGCAAGTTCAGTTTTTGTTGTAAAACATCTTATTTCTATTCCCAGACCTTGGGGGCTCATTCAATCCATTGAAACTTTTTCTATGCCTAGCGGCCATGCAACCGCAGCAGTAACAACTTATCTTGGTTTAACGTGGCTCTTAGTGTATGCCATAAAGACTAAATTTCGTGGGCTTTTGTATGTAGTGCCCTTTATCTTGGCGATGGCGATTAGCATATCAAGACTTTATCTCGGTGCCCATTGGTTTACGGATGTGCTGGCGGGTTGGTTAATGGGAACCGCGATTTTAACTGTGGTTGCGATCTCTTATCAACGCCAACCGGAACGGGCTATTCCGTCTTTAAAAATTCTCTTCATTATCTTAGTTACTTTAGCTATAAGTTTTTCTTGGTATCATCACATACGTTTCGCGACCTTAGCACAAGCTTACCGCCAAGACCAAATGCCTCCCATCGCTGTAAATGGTGCTGAATGGTGGCTGCGGAATGGCAATTTACCCGCTTATCAAGTGAGCCTGTTTGGCTTTCCATCACAGCGCATTAATCTTGAATGGGCAGGCGATCTCGCCGAAATTCGTGATAGTCTTTTTTTAGCTGGATGGTCAAAACCGCCAGCAAGAAATTTAGGCAGCACGATACATCGCATTACAGACATTAGTAGTACACAATATTTACCGATGATTTCACCTCAATACTTAGATAACCGGCCTGAGTTGATTTTAACGCGGTTTTTAGAATCTCCAAAACGTATGGTTGTTATTCGGTTATGGGATTCCAATCGATACCTTGAACCCACTCAAGCGAAATTATGGGTAGGAACAGTCAGTCTGGTTCCCAGGTCTTACAGTTGGCTTTACCGGGCGAATAACCGTGAATTAGAGATTGATATTCAACTTATTTTTCCAAATCCTGACGTATTAAAACACTGGCAATGGAAACTATTAGAAACTACTGTACCTGTGGGCTATGGCTCTAACAAATGGGTTAAACGAAAAGTCCTTCTTATTAAAGCACTGCATATTTAA